DNA sequence from the Staphylococcus epidermidis genome:
ACAAAGGCATTACCGTAAACGCTTATTGCCCAGGAGTTGCCAAAACTGAAATGTGGGATCGTATTGATGAAGAAATGGTGAAACTTGATGATAGTCTAGAAATAGGAGACGCGTTTGAAGCATTTTCTTCAGAAATCAAACTTGGAAGATATCAAGAGCCATCAGATGTTGCGAACTTAGTATCATTCTTAGCTTCAAATGATTCTGATTATATTACAGGCCAATCCATTTTAACTGATGGTGGATTAGTGTACAGATAAGTTAGACACGATAAATAAATGTGTATAAAATTTATTAAGGCTTGCCTTTTCAATCGAGAAATATACGACGAAAGGGCAAGCCTTTTTGATGTTAAATATTGATGAAGTGATGGAGTGAAAGTACAGCTTAAGATTTCGTATTATCAGCTAAGGCATTTGCATATTTTTTAAAAGACCAACCTTTATTTTCTAAAATATCATGATAAAAAGGATTTTGACCTATAACTTTAATATCATCTGCTAGTGCTTCAACTTCGTCTAAATGATGTGTCGTCATGATGATTAAACATTGATCGGTCATTTGTTGTAATAAGTTGTGAATATCATATCTTGATTCTAAATCAATGTCTTCTGTTGGCTCATCTAGAATAAGTATTTTAGGCCGACTAAGTAGACCTATCATAATATTGACTTTACGTTTATTTCCCCCAGAAAGGTTAGATACTTTCACTTTTGTATCAGTAAAGTTTAATTGTGATAAATAAGAATGAAGTGTTTCATCTGAAATAGGATTTTCACAAAGTGACTTGAAAAACTCAATGTTCTCCATGACAGTCATATGCTCGAATAGTGCGATGTCTTGAGGGACATAGCCTACAATATGACGTATTCGACGTCTTGACAAATATTGATTGAAGTATTGAATACGTCCTTCGTCTGCATTCTCAATACCTGCAATTAAACGCAATAATGTAGATTTTCCAGCACCATTTTCACCTAATAAAATAGTAATTTTATGATTTTGAAATTGCATATCTAGGGAATCGAAAATATGCTTCTTTTTATAGCTTTTGGAAACATTTTGAATATCTATCATTGAATATGACTCCTTTACAATTGAATCCATAAATATATAATACCTATCGCTACCGTATAAATAATAGCCATGAATATACGGTGACTAAGAACATTAATTTTAAAAAGTAATAAAGCAATACCTGCCTCATAAAATAAAACTATAATCAGTGTTTTTAAGTAGAAAAGAATGCTTAATGGTTGATGCATTAAAAGGCTAATCATCAATAGCATGAGCATCAGTATGACCACATGTACACTGATATAAGTCAAGTATAGTTTAAGTTGACTATAAGGTACCAAATATAATCTTTCGAGAGGTGCGTTCTGTTTAAGACGTTGATGTAATAGGATTTGGATAACACTTACAAAGATGACGACAACAAATACAATGCCAATTGAAATGGATTGATGAGCATGTTTATTGATAGCTACACTTTTTATTTTAGATTGAGGTGTATGCGAATAATAAGATTGTTTCACTTTATTCTATTAATTGAAAATAATTATCATTTATATTGACAACTGCATGTGCCTCGTTTAATATAATTCTCAAATCGTAACAATTACGATTTGTTTTATGCAATTATTTTAAGTTATTGATTTTTATGAGGTTAATCATTTTTATTAACAATTTAATTTGAAAATTTACATTAAAAAGGAGTGTTTTATGCAACGTCAAGTGGTCGAATTTTCAAAATATAATCCATCTGGGAATATGACAATTCTTGTTCATTCAAAGCATCAACCGAGCGAATATGCTGCGATTGCACATCAGTTGATGGCGACAACACACATGTGTTGTGAACAAGTAGGGTTTATTGAATCAGTAAACTATGAAAATGGGGATAACTATCACTTGGTAATGAGTGGAAATGAATTTTGTGGTAATGCGACTATGTCTTACATTCACTATTTAAAAGAACGTTTATTGATACAGCATCAACAATTTCAATTAAGAGTTTCGGGGTGT
Encoded proteins:
- a CDS encoding ABC transporter ATP-binding protein, producing the protein MIDIQNVSKSYKKKHIFDSLDMQFQNHKITILLGENGAGKSTLLRLIAGIENADEGRIQYFNQYLSRRRIRHIVGYVPQDIALFEHMTVMENIEFFKSLCENPISDETLHSYLSQLNFTDTKVKVSNLSGGNKRKVNIMIGLLSRPKILILDEPTEDIDLESRYDIHNLLQQMTDQCLIIMTTHHLDEVEALADDIKVIGQNPFYHDILENKGWSFKKYANALADNTKS